A region from the Silene latifolia isolate original U9 population chromosome 7, ASM4854445v1, whole genome shotgun sequence genome encodes:
- the LOC141591406 gene encoding protein LIGHT-DEPENDENT SHORT HYPOCOTYLS 5, with protein MEGGGGGSSSEAGGGRERKQQQQQQQGGSEAAGAGGGGGGGGSSSGTQQQQPLSRYESQKRRDWNTFLEYLKNHKPPLTLGRCSGAHVIEFLKYLDQFGKTKVHISGCPYYGDPNPPAPCACPLKQAWGSLDALIGRLRAAFEENGGRPESNPFGARAVRIYLREVRDSHAKARGIPFEKKKRKRTTTTTTTQSSTPGSSSYVGSSSQQAATATTTSTAATTTQSPTSSAAGTTQSPPPTT; from the coding sequence atggaaGGAGGAGGTGGGGGATCGTCATCGGAAGCAGGAGGAGGAAGAGAAAGGAAacagcaacagcagcagcagcagggaGGCAGTGAAGCAGCCGgcgcaggaggaggaggaggaggaggaggatcatcGAGTGGGACCCAGCAGCAGCAGCCATTAAGCCGGTATGAGTCACAAAAGAGGAGAGATTGGAACACGTTCCTGGAGTACCTGAAGAACCACAAGCCTCCGCTGACACTTGGTAGATGCAGTGGGGCCCACGTCATAGAATTCCTCAAATATCTTGACCAGTTTGGTAAAACAAAGGTCCACATCAGCGGATGCCCTTACTACGGGGACCCCAATCCACCTGCCCCTTGCGCCTGTCCTCTTAAACAGGCATGGGGTAGTCTCGACGCTCTCATCGGCAGACTCCGTGCTGCTTTTGAGGAGAATGGTGGGCGTCCTGAGTCTAATCCCTTTGGTGCTCGTGCTGTCCGAATATACCTCCGAGAGGTAAGGGACTCACACGCTAAGGCACGAGGGATCCCCTTTGAGAAGAAGAAGCGCAAAcgcactactactactactactactcaaTCGTCTACTCCGGGCTCTTCTTCATATGTCGGCAGCAGCAGCCAGCAAGCTGCTACTGCTACTACTACTTCTACTGCTGCTACTACGACTCAGTCTCCTACTAGTTCTGCTGCTGGTACGACTCAGTCTCCTCCTCCTACAACATGA